In a single window of the Cryptococcus tetragattii IND107 chromosome 1, whole genome shotgun sequence genome:
- a CDS encoding signal peptidase I encodes MFSSEIARMRKLGVQGMLFQTLNLLTVVASGLMMWKGLCLLTNSESPIVVVLSGSMEPAFYRGDILFLMNPADVPYEVGDITVYKVPGSEIPIVHRVIESHITNTTQLLLTKGDNNPGDDIVLYNGLQWIERRHIIGKVRGFLPYVGYVTIAMNDYPQLKYALLGTIGLVMLIQQEQ; translated from the exons ATGTTCTCCTCCGAGATAGCGCGTATGAGAAAACTGGGCGTTCAGGGG ATGCTTTTCCAAACACTCAACCTCTTAACGGTAGTGGCCTCGGGGCTTATGATGTGGAAAGGTCTCTGTCTGCTTACGAATTCCGAAAGTCCGATCGTCGTTGTCCTCTC AGGATCAATGGAACCAGCGTTTTACAGGGGCGATATCTTGTTCCTCATGAACCCTGCGGATGTACCGTATGAAGTTGGGGATATCACGGTTTATAAAGT CCCAGGAAGTGAGATACCGATTGTCCATCGAGTGATAGAGTCACACATCAC AAATACGACCCAGCTGCTCCTCACAAAAGGGGACAACAACCCTGGGGACGATATCGTGCTCTATAACGGTCTTCAGTGGATTGAGCGTCGGCATATTATCGGTAAAGTTCGAGG GTTCCTTCCATACGTCGGCTATGTAACGATCGCCATG AACGATTACCCGCAACTCAAGTATGCACTGTTGGGTACCATCGGCTTGGTCATGCTCATCCAGCAGGAACAATAA